Proteins encoded within one genomic window of Oryza brachyantha chromosome 7, ObraRS2, whole genome shotgun sequence:
- the LOC102705451 gene encoding transcription factor JUNGBRUNNEN 1-like → MVPSAEMKSRVFEDEVGGGVNLRGEEEEEDDDDLVLPGFRFHPTDEELVTFYLRRKIAGKRLSIEIIKEMDIYKHDPSDFLKTSTVGSEKEWYFFCLRGRKYRNSIRPNRVTGSGFWKATGIDRPICSAAGDGAIGLKKSLVYYRGSAGKGTKTDWMMHEFRLPPPTSSAADSSPPPSMQEAEVWTICRIFQRNITHKRQPQPQLAVAAAAPQPDSASSITGSVESDSNGDDVVEYMNRLQAQHEQHDAPATASNVNGGYNPHYFHDQWNSNHNMLQPAAAAPEPSPAMAAFQDHLTDHQSILSSPAPSDQYYKDGYNDDIYRMVMELADPSLFYDHCRYLDSCTSL, encoded by the exons atggtgccatctgcagagaTGAAGAGTAGGGTTTTTGAAGATGAGGTTGGAGGTGGGGTGAATCtaaggggggaggaggaggaggaagacgacgatgaTTTGGTGCTCCCGGGGTTCCGGTTCCACCCTACCGACGAAGAGCTCGTGACGTTCTACCTCCGCCGGAAGATCGCCGGAAAGCGGCTGAGCATCGAGATCATCAAGGAGATGGACATCTACAAGCATGACCCGTCAGACTTCCTCA agacGAGCACGGTGGGCAGCGAAAAGGAATGGTACTTCTTCTGCCTGCGCGGGAGGAAGTACCGGAACAGCATCCGCCCCAACAGGGTCACCGGCTCCGGCTTCTGGAAGGCCACCGGCATCGACCGTCCCATCTGCtctgccgccggcgacggcgccatcGGCCTCAAGAAGTCCCTCGTCTACTACCGCGGCAGCGCCGGCAAGGGCACCAAGACCGACTGGATGATGCACGAGttccgcctccctccgccgacctcctccgccgccgactcctccccgccgccgagcaTGCAAGAAGCG GAAGTGTGGACCATCTGCCGGATCTTCCAGAGGAACATCACCCACAAGAGGCAGCCACAACcgcagctcgccgtcgccgccgcggcgccgcagcCGGACTCGGCGAGCTCGATCACCGGCAGCGTCGAGTCCGAcagcaacggcgacgacgtcgtcgagTACATGAACCGCCTGCAGGCGCAGCATGAGCAGCACGacgctccggcgacggcgagcaacGTGAACGGTGGCTACAACCCGCACTACTTTCACGACCAATGGAACAGTAATCATAACATGCTCCagccagcagcggcggcgccggagcctTCGCCGGCGATGGCAGCGTTCCAGGATCATCTGACTGATCACCAGAGCATTCttagctcgccggcgccgagtgATCAATACTACAAGGATGGATACAACGACGACATTTACAGGATGGTGATGGAGCTGGCTGATCCGAGCTTGTTCTATGATCACTGTAGATACTTGGACAGTTGCACCAGTTTATag